Proteins from one Flavobacterium sp. N2038 genomic window:
- a CDS encoding DUF1837 domain-containing protein, with protein sequence MSTQWDKLIQIDRSWVDQQLDHHFKEVDKKINIKLYTVKVSGTQILPDGLVEKLHEMLPDYIYSTKEIATIGERKAALKANHFFGQKDPKADGKYGELLLFALVESILGCKMVAHKLRSLSNFKDQVKGGDGVFLGNYQIFDGRIEAAYLIGESKIMGQYSAALTDALDSVNRFCGDSNSPEFRSTELIVAKENLFLDDTMDIDELYDRLTPTSELYKSQVLVHPILIMYDDTTVKNCERDNSATQKDLEDSIRNGITKNKDKIVNFIKSKVATYPEVAKVYVDFFLVPYNDVNKFRDTMYYHIHGITYPRK encoded by the coding sequence ATGAGTACACAGTGGGATAAGTTAATACAGATTGACCGATCATGGGTTGATCAACAGCTGGATCATCATTTTAAGGAAGTAGATAAAAAGATTAATATAAAATTGTACACGGTTAAAGTATCTGGAACGCAAATTTTACCAGACGGTCTTGTTGAAAAGCTACACGAAATGCTTCCTGATTATATATATAGTACAAAAGAAATTGCCACAATTGGAGAAAGAAAAGCAGCCCTTAAAGCAAATCATTTTTTTGGACAAAAAGATCCAAAAGCTGATGGTAAATATGGAGAATTGCTACTTTTTGCATTGGTTGAAAGTATCCTTGGATGTAAAATGGTAGCACACAAGTTGAGATCTTTGAGCAACTTTAAAGATCAGGTTAAAGGTGGTGACGGTGTTTTTTTAGGAAATTATCAAATTTTTGACGGAAGAATAGAAGCGGCCTATCTTATCGGGGAATCAAAGATAATGGGACAGTACAGTGCTGCATTAACTGATGCCCTAGATTCAGTGAATCGGTTTTGTGGCGATTCAAATTCACCAGAGTTTCGTAGCACTGAATTAATCGTAGCTAAAGAAAACCTCTTTTTAGATGACACTATGGATATTGATGAACTCTATGATCGTCTTACTCCAACATCGGAACTTTACAAATCTCAAGTCCTTGTACATCCCATACTTATAATGTATGATGACACAACTGTGAAAAATTGTGAACGAGATAACAGTGCAACCCAAAAAGACTTGGAAGATAGTATTCGGAACGGGATAACCAAGAATAAAGATAAGATTGTTAATTTTATAAAATCAAAGGTCGCGACCTATCCTGAAGTGGCGAAAGTTTATGTTGACTTTTTTCTCGTACCCTACAATGATGTAAATAAATTCCGCGATACGATGTACTATCATATCCATGGTATAACTTATCCCCGGAAATAA
- a CDS encoding DEAD/DEAH box helicase: protein MSASQNNYNKIFNHQLFNKIIDDLTYNQFFFQLKKGKTLLTISFEDLKKCIWLSSILADSIDENHRKKVQLFASLAYLQNLEDVNITRACYLLCSRVGNLTATRLFKGLENGHYDDIFFSFDALLNYELANEWNDKLVTSGKEHIVTSKFQKGLWNTLNLGERVAISAPTSAGKSFILKKYVNRLLLKHDAFRILYIVPSKALINQVSEEFRKEVNLKEVDVKTAFIDDEKSEAKQKEIYVLTAERCLRLIKEASKGEFVLNLIFIDEIQNIEDEEGRGSLLEYVLKELFTLFSKAQIIIAGPNIDDASVLFSKIFDVEAVAVETSVSPVFQIKTIVRPAEGNKLKVTLKSQLGREQSFELETESNILKMINSSYARGLAPIIDYFSTNEQNIIYSPRTDYVETWALEYVNGSVQDFKGQPEETQTKELIEFLKEEIHPKYHLIPCLEKRAAFHHSKLPDIVRKEIEDGFLEGRIINLFCTSTLLEGVNLPANNLFIVAPNKMNDRLSAFEFGNLIGRAGRIRDCLYGTIYCVERSINDTWAEEYYDKVYSKEVKSVTEKSLDVVTELVSQLDKPIEEIAEAKHRNTSILLRHKYLQGEEALNNYLFKKNVEERDVEEIVGKLRALLGNVEIPHEVSKLNPSVDPILQNTLYLKIKEEGISQWAVNHNSNFYGKITKEDKDNYAFDETSFYWQLVSIMERLDTIFEISKEAYFRHNISASIRQICFYGLRWLNSSSLHDLIQNDIKFYSDHSNAKKKIDPENDADVNVRINEVIKINSTLVSYVLVKYLKLANDIMEPLMNDDQKEKYKFSLGLPTMLELGSTENVVKLLISRGISRSVAIKVWGEFKKVHGNEAIDIFDWLKTKDKLNLKPIYNRYLRRLKLLKSNENGSEL, encoded by the coding sequence ATGAGTGCATCGCAGAATAACTACAATAAAATTTTTAATCATCAATTATTCAATAAGATAATTGATGATCTGACTTATAATCAGTTCTTTTTTCAGTTGAAAAAGGGTAAGACACTATTAACAATTTCTTTTGAAGACTTAAAAAAATGCATTTGGTTAAGTTCAATATTGGCTGATAGTATCGATGAGAATCACCGAAAAAAAGTCCAGCTCTTTGCCAGCCTTGCCTACCTTCAAAATTTGGAAGATGTCAACATTACCAGAGCCTGTTACCTATTGTGTTCCAGGGTAGGTAATCTTACAGCAACACGACTTTTTAAAGGATTAGAAAACGGTCACTATGATGACATCTTCTTTTCTTTCGACGCTTTACTCAATTATGAACTAGCGAATGAATGGAACGACAAGCTGGTGACTTCGGGCAAAGAACATATTGTAACTTCTAAGTTTCAAAAAGGATTATGGAATACATTGAACCTTGGAGAGCGGGTAGCTATCTCTGCACCAACTTCCGCAGGTAAATCCTTTATTCTTAAAAAATATGTAAATAGATTGCTTCTGAAACATGACGCATTCCGAATTTTATATATTGTTCCTTCAAAAGCTTTAATCAACCAGGTTAGTGAAGAATTCAGAAAGGAAGTCAACCTGAAGGAAGTTGATGTAAAGACTGCTTTTATAGATGATGAGAAGAGTGAAGCCAAACAAAAAGAAATTTATGTCCTTACAGCAGAGCGTTGTCTTAGATTAATAAAGGAAGCATCGAAAGGTGAATTTGTACTTAACTTGATCTTTATTGATGAAATTCAAAATATTGAAGATGAAGAAGGAAGAGGGTCGCTTCTTGAATATGTCCTGAAAGAATTATTTACATTATTTTCGAAGGCGCAAATCATTATTGCCGGACCTAATATTGACGATGCTTCAGTCCTTTTCTCTAAAATATTTGATGTTGAGGCAGTTGCCGTTGAGACCAGTGTTTCTCCAGTATTTCAGATAAAGACCATCGTAAGGCCGGCTGAAGGAAACAAACTTAAGGTTACCCTGAAAAGCCAGTTGGGCAGAGAACAAAGCTTTGAACTGGAGACAGAAAGTAACATCTTGAAAATGATTAATAGCAGCTATGCCAGGGGCCTTGCTCCAATCATAGATTACTTTTCTACAAATGAGCAAAATATAATCTATTCGCCAAGAACAGATTATGTAGAGACGTGGGCTTTAGAATATGTTAACGGTTCTGTCCAAGACTTTAAAGGTCAGCCTGAGGAAACACAAACTAAAGAACTCATTGAATTTTTGAAAGAAGAAATCCATCCCAAGTACCATTTGATTCCCTGTTTGGAGAAGAGAGCTGCTTTTCACCATAGCAAGCTACCAGATATCGTCCGCAAAGAGATTGAAGATGGTTTTCTCGAAGGTCGAATAATAAACCTTTTTTGTACCTCTACTTTATTAGAAGGGGTAAATTTACCAGCAAACAATCTTTTTATTGTGGCACCAAATAAAATGAATGACCGTCTTTCAGCCTTTGAATTTGGAAATCTTATCGGAAGAGCCGGCCGGATCAGGGACTGCCTTTATGGTACAATTTATTGTGTGGAGAGAAGTATCAATGATACTTGGGCTGAGGAGTACTATGATAAAGTTTATTCTAAGGAGGTAAAGTCCGTGACTGAAAAATCGCTTGATGTTGTGACAGAACTTGTATCACAGCTTGATAAACCTATTGAGGAAATTGCCGAGGCTAAACACCGGAATACCTCCATATTACTTCGCCATAAATACTTGCAGGGAGAGGAAGCCCTGAATAATTATCTATTCAAGAAAAATGTTGAAGAAAGAGATGTAGAAGAGATTGTAGGAAAGCTAAGGGCACTTTTAGGTAATGTAGAAATCCCTCACGAGGTTTCAAAACTGAACCCTTCAGTTGACCCTATATTGCAAAACACCTTGTATCTTAAAATCAAGGAGGAAGGAATCTCTCAATGGGCAGTAAATCACAACTCAAATTTTTACGGAAAGATTACGAAAGAGGATAAGGATAATTATGCCTTTGATGAGACCAGTTTTTATTGGCAACTAGTAAGCATTATGGAAAGACTCGATACTATTTTTGAAATTTCAAAAGAAGCGTATTTCAGGCATAATATTTCAGCATCTATACGTCAGATATGTTTTTATGGACTTCGCTGGTTAAATAGTTCATCGTTACATGATTTGATACAGAATGATATAAAATTCTACAGCGATCACAGTAACGCAAAGAAAAAAATTGATCCTGAGAATGATGCAGATGTAAATGTCCGAATTAACGAGGTAATCAAAATTAATAGTACACTTGTATCTTATGTATTAGTTAAATATTTAAAACTTGCCAATGATATAATGGAGCCTTTGATGAACGATGACCAAAAAGAAAAATACAAATTCTCCCTTGGCTTGCCAACAATGCTTGAGTTGGGGTCTACAGAAAATGTGGTAAAACTTCTTATTTCCAGGGGGATATCAAGAAGTGTTGCTATAAAAGTTTGGGGTGAGTTTAAAAAAGTACATGGAAATGAGGCTATAGATATTTTTGACTGGTTAAAAACTAAAGATAAGCTCAATCTTAAACCAATTTACAATCGCTATTTAAGACGGTTGAAACTTCTCAAAAGCAATGAAAATGGTTCTGAATTATAA